The following are encoded in a window of Flavobacterium psychrotrophum genomic DNA:
- the cyoE gene encoding heme o synthase encodes MNASDNSISITSLFADFKALTKSGLAISVVFSSVAGYLLGVSDDNPFRWITLVMLSIGGYCMVGASNVFNQIIEKDLDVLMDRTKNRPVPAGKVSVRNAFILGVVLTVAGIAILYSINPKTAMFGAISIFLYTSIYTPLKTITPLSVFVGAFPGAIPYMLGWVAATNNFGIEAGTLFLIQFFWQFPHFWSIGWFLFDDYKKGGFFMLPTGKKDKKTALQIILYTVWLTVASVLPVTGLTGELRLSYISAGLVLLLGVWMLVYAVKLYNKMDAPAAKRLMLVSVSYISLLQVIYILDKFIR; translated from the coding sequence TTGAACGCTTCAGATAACAGCATTTCCATAACTTCACTTTTTGCAGATTTTAAAGCACTTACAAAGTCTGGTTTGGCTATCAGCGTAGTGTTTTCTTCTGTTGCCGGCTATTTGCTTGGTGTTTCAGATGATAATCCTTTCCGTTGGATAACCCTGGTAATGCTATCTATAGGAGGGTACTGTATGGTAGGTGCCTCTAACGTTTTTAACCAAATCATAGAAAAAGACCTTGATGTATTGATGGACAGGACAAAGAACCGTCCGGTGCCGGCTGGTAAGGTTTCTGTTAGAAATGCCTTTATTCTTGGGGTGGTGCTAACTGTGGCGGGTATTGCTATATTATACAGCATCAATCCTAAAACAGCAATGTTTGGCGCTATCAGTATTTTTTTATATACAAGCATATACACGCCGCTAAAAACCATTACGCCACTTTCGGTGTTTGTAGGGGCTTTTCCCGGTGCTATACCTTATATGCTAGGATGGGTTGCGGCGACTAATAATTTTGGTATCGAGGCAGGAACACTGTTTCTTATTCAATTCTTTTGGCAATTCCCTCACTTCTGGTCTATAGGCTGGTTCCTGTTTGATGATTATAAAAAAGGCGGTTTTTTTATGCTGCCTACAGGCAAGAAAGATAAAAAAACAGCCCTTCAAATTATACTATATACGGTGTGGCTTACGGTAGCTTCTGTATTGCCGGTTACGGGACTTACAGGTGAATTGAGGTTGAGCTACATTTCTGCCGGACTGGTGCTGTTGCTGGGTGTGTGGATGCTGGTATATGCCGTTAAGCTATATAACAAAATGGATGCCCCTGCTGCTAAAAGACTGATGCTTGTAAGTGTGTCTTATATATCGCTGCTGCAGGTAATTTACATATTAGATAAATTTATACGATAA
- the gcvH gene encoding glycine cleavage system protein GcvH: protein MNIPAELKYTKDHEWVKIDGDIATVGITDFAQKELGDIVYVEVETLDQTLAKDEVFGTVEAVKTVSDLFLPLSGEIIEFNDALETTPESVNADAYGAGWMVKVKISDASEVSELLSSEQYKELIGA from the coding sequence ATGAACATTCCTGCTGAATTAAAGTACACCAAAGACCACGAGTGGGTTAAAATAGATGGCGATATCGCCACTGTAGGTATTACTGATTTTGCCCAGAAAGAACTGGGAGATATTGTATATGTAGAGGTTGAGACGCTTGACCAGACTCTTGCTAAAGATGAAGTTTTTGGTACGGTAGAAGCGGTTAAGACCGTATCTGACCTTTTTCTTCCGCTTTCAGGCGAGATCATCGAATTTAATGATGCGTTAGAAACTACTCCGGAAAGTGTAAATGCTGATGCTTATGGCGCAGGATGGATGGTTAAGGTTAAAATATCTGACGCTTCTGAAGTATCTGAACTTTTAAGCAGCGAACAATATAAAGAACTTATAGGTGCGTAA
- a CDS encoding VanZ family protein yields the protein MRKLYFWAAISLTVFITVACLVSMRNFDDLEVVEDTDKYVHLAFYFVFTFTWYQYLVRKFLDTPKFKIRLYTFLWAFLYGVFIEICQGAFTKDRSADFNDIIANSSGALLATVVLWLLSKLKKS from the coding sequence GTGCGTAAATTATACTTTTGGGCAGCAATATCATTAACTGTATTTATTACTGTGGCCTGCCTTGTAAGTATGCGCAATTTTGATGACCTTGAAGTTGTAGAAGATACAGACAAATATGTGCATCTTGCATTTTATTTTGTTTTTACTTTTACATGGTACCAGTATCTGGTAAGAAAGTTTCTTGATACACCCAAATTTAAAATTCGCCTTTATACTTTTTTATGGGCGTTTTTATATGGAGTGTTTATCGAAATTTGCCAGGGGGCTTTTACAAAAGACCGTAGTGCCGACTTTAATGACATTATAGCAAACAGTTCGGGGGCATTACTCGCAACTGTAGTGCTATGGTTATTGTCAAAATTAAAAAAATCATAA
- a CDS encoding SCO family protein, with protein MKNKAYIGISFIVLIFGIWAVPKIVGRFQKSDLVEIGPAPSFELTDQNGKQISNDDYKGKVYVLEFFFSTCPTICPKMNANMLKLQDAYYGKPNFGLASITIDPVHDTPQVLKAHADLLGVKHYNWHFLTGDKDYIYNLAKEFKLYAGVNPGAAGGFEHSGMFALIDKDGNIRSRKDTFGNPILYYDGLDEAGLNAIEEDIKKLIEE; from the coding sequence ATGAAGAATAAAGCATACATAGGGATATCATTTATTGTACTGATATTCGGTATATGGGCAGTGCCAAAAATTGTTGGCCGTTTCCAGAAGTCTGACTTAGTAGAAATAGGCCCGGCGCCATCTTTTGAACTTACAGACCAAAACGGGAAGCAAATTTCTAACGATGATTATAAGGGGAAGGTATATGTGCTGGAATTCTTTTTTAGTACGTGTCCTACAATTTGCCCTAAGATGAATGCCAATATGCTTAAGCTTCAGGATGCTTATTATGGCAAGCCAAATTTTGGGCTGGCTTCTATTACCATAGACCCTGTGCACGATACGCCACAGGTGCTAAAAGCACACGCCGACCTGCTGGGTGTAAAGCATTATAACTGGCACTTTCTTACCGGTGATAAAGATTACATCTACAACCTTGCGAAAGAATTTAAGCTGTATGCGGGTGTAAATCCGGGTGCGGCAGGTGGTTTTGAACATTCCGGAATGTTTGCGCTTATAGATAAAGATGGAAACATCCGTAGCCGTAAAGATACGTTTGGCAACCCAATACTATATTATGACGGACTGGATGAGGCGGGCCTTAACGCAATAGAAGAAGATATTAAAAAACTGATAGAAGAGTAA
- the deoC gene encoding deoxyribose-phosphate aldolase — protein sequence MDDIRQYLDSTYLKTAAQANLTDEANREVVRSVINEAITEGFKLVMVRPDMVNMACQMITAAQSSVDVGTVIDFPDGDGGLDAKLAEAEEAIKNGADDLDFVADYKAFIDGDLIAVEAEILQCTRLGLRYGRVVKWIIEVAALTPEQIKGICALIKGVVTANADVTDYNSVFIKSSTGFYKTADGLPNGATPETIKIMMECAPPLAVKAAGGVRNYQEAIAMINMGVKRIGTSSAKAIADGGPAVSEGY from the coding sequence ATGGACGATATCAGGCAATATTTAGATTCTACGTATTTAAAAACCGCAGCGCAGGCAAACCTTACTGATGAGGCAAATCGCGAGGTGGTGCGCAGTGTAATAAATGAGGCTATTACCGAGGGTTTTAAGCTGGTTATGGTGCGCCCTGATATGGTAAATATGGCATGCCAGATGATTACAGCGGCACAATCTTCTGTAGATGTGGGTACTGTAATTGATTTTCCTGATGGCGACGGTGGCCTTGATGCTAAACTTGCTGAAGCTGAAGAGGCGATTAAAAATGGTGCCGATGATCTTGACTTTGTTGCAGATTATAAAGCTTTTATAGATGGAGATCTTATTGCTGTAGAAGCTGAAATATTGCAGTGTACACGCCTTGGGCTTCGTTATGGGCGTGTCGTAAAATGGATTATTGAAGTGGCTGCCCTCACTCCGGAACAAATTAAAGGTATTTGTGCTCTGATTAAAGGGGTGGTTACTGCTAATGCCGATGTTACAGATTATAACAGTGTTTTTATAAAATCGTCTACAGGTTTTTATAAAACAGCCGATGGCCTGCCTAATGGTGCTACGCCCGAAACCATAAAGATAATGATGGAGTGCGCTCCTCCGCTTGCGGTAAAGGCTGCGGGTGGTGTGCGCAACTACCAGGAGGCTATAGCAATGATTAATATGGGTGTAAAGCGCATAGGTACATCATCTGCAAAGGCTATTGCCGATGGTGGTCCGGCCGTATCTGAAGGCTATTAA
- a CDS encoding DUF420 domain-containing protein: MEHSLDAEKKYNKWIVALSVVIPLAVAALFGVNLRKLGFDVQPLSFLPPIYAAINGVTAVLLVVAVQAIKYGNRILHERIIKTAIACSVSFLVMYVAYHMTSDSTPYGGEGFLRYLYFFILITHIALSVIIIPFVLVTYVRGITGSYERHRKIARITYPMWLYVAVTGVVVYVMISPYYKY; encoded by the coding sequence ATGGAACATTCGCTTGACGCAGAAAAAAAATATAATAAATGGATTGTAGCACTTTCGGTTGTTATACCGCTGGCTGTGGCAGCACTATTTGGTGTAAATTTAAGGAAACTGGGTTTTGATGTACAGCCTCTTTCATTCCTGCCGCCAATATATGCCGCCATTAACGGTGTAACTGCCGTATTACTCGTGGTAGCAGTACAAGCCATAAAATATGGTAACCGCATATTGCACGAACGTATTATAAAAACAGCCATTGCCTGCTCGGTTTCTTTCCTGGTAATGTATGTAGCCTATCACATGACGTCTGATTCTACACCTTATGGAGGCGAAGGGTTTTTAAGATACCTGTATTTCTTTATTCTCATTACGCACATCGCTTTGTCTGTTATTATCATACCTTTTGTATTAGTAACATATGTAAGAGGTATAACGGGTAGTTATGAGCGTCACCGCAAAATAGCCCGTATAACATATCCTATGTGGCTTTATGTAGCTGTAACAGGTGTTGTTGTATATGTTATGATTTCT
- a CDS encoding cytochrome c oxidase subunit 3, whose amino-acid sequence MAATVTTTATTGKTWDGGNEPMGASYGKMMMWFFIVSDALTFSGFLAAYGFSRFKFIGTWPIADEVFTHFPFMHGKEAPMYYVALMTFILIFSSVTMVLAVDAGHKLQKTKVAVYMLLTIVGGFIFLGSQAWEWKNFIKGEFGAVESKGGSVFQFVDATTGKRVALADFAAHIHTDRVEKRKSNGIWFEKADALPTYSVAEVAEGLKTHENVVIRTETIGADKKKTVLNREESLKKIEDFALVVEGANLQHNEYGHKLFADFFFFITGFHGFHVFSGVMINILIFLNVLAGTYEKRRSYEMVEKVGLYWHFVDLVWVFVFTFFYLV is encoded by the coding sequence ATGGCAGCTACAGTTACTACTACAGCCACTACTGGCAAAACATGGGACGGCGGAAATGAGCCAATGGGAGCAAGCTATGGCAAAATGATGATGTGGTTCTTCATCGTTTCTGATGCTCTTACTTTTTCAGGATTTCTTGCCGCTTATGGCTTCTCAAGGTTCAAATTCATCGGCACATGGCCTATTGCAGACGAGGTGTTTACTCACTTTCCGTTTATGCATGGTAAAGAGGCTCCTATGTACTACGTAGCGTTGATGACGTTTATCCTTATCTTCTCTTCTGTAACTATGGTACTTGCCGTAGACGCAGGGCACAAACTTCAAAAAACTAAAGTTGCTGTATATATGCTGCTTACCATTGTAGGTGGTTTTATCTTCCTTGGCTCTCAGGCCTGGGAATGGAAAAACTTTATCAAAGGTGAGTTTGGTGCTGTAGAAAGCAAAGGTGGGTCTGTATTTCAGTTTGTAGATGCTACAACCGGTAAGAGGGTGGCGCTTGCAGATTTTGCGGCTCATATACATACAGACAGGGTTGAGAAAAGAAAAAGCAATGGTATCTGGTTTGAAAAAGCTGATGCACTTCCTACATACTCTGTAGCTGAAGTAGCTGAAGGTCTTAAAACACATGAAAATGTTGTGATAAGGACAGAGACTATAGGGGCTGATAAAAAGAAAACGGTTCTTAACAGAGAAGAGTCGCTTAAAAAAATCGAAGATTTTGCATTAGTTGTAGAGGGTGCAAACCTTCAGCACAATGAATATGGCCACAAGCTGTTTGCTGATTTCTTTTTCTTCATTACAGGTTTCCACGGTTTCCACGTGTTCTCTGGTGTAATGATCAATATCCTTATTTTCCTTAACGTGCTTGCGGGGACTTATGAAAAAAGAAGGAGCTATGAGATGGTTGAAAAAGTGGGTCTTTACTGGCACTTTGTAGACCTTGTGTGGGTATTTGTATTTACCTTCTTCTACCTTGTTTAA
- a CDS encoding cytochrome C oxidase subunit IV family protein has product MAHTHESNTKRIWFVFGLLSVVTIVEVFLGIVKPDALFLHDLFRLNYLNWIFIILTIFKAYYIMWAFMHLEGEKSSFRWSIVAPLVFLIIYLVFILLVEGNYVFDVFHQSQYKWIF; this is encoded by the coding sequence ATGGCACATACGCACGAATCTAATACGAAAAGGATATGGTTTGTTTTCGGACTTCTGTCTGTTGTAACCATAGTTGAGGTGTTCTTAGGAATTGTAAAGCCTGATGCGCTTTTTCTACACGACCTTTTCCGTTTAAATTATCTTAACTGGATATTTATCATCCTTACTATATTTAAGGCATATTATATTATGTGGGCATTTATGCACCTTGAAGGCGAAAAAAGCAGTTTCAGGTGGTCTATAGTAGCTCCGTTAGTGTTCTTAATTATCTACTTAGTGTTCATCTTGCTTGTAGAAGGAAACTATGTTTTTGATGTATTTCATCAAAGCCAATATAAGTGGATCTTCTAA
- a CDS encoding cytochrome c oxidase subunit 3, producing MEKLTMSAGEYAERSARSKKMLMWFAMVSIFMTFAGLTSAYVVSASRPDWLKDFKIPDAFLISTILIVLSSFTFHFAKNAVKKGNHNGATGLLLTTLALGVGFVGFQFYGFGQVIDAGFYLTGAGSSVTAQFIYVIVMAHLAHLFAGLIVLLVVIYNHFKHKYTPTQTLGIELGAMFWHFLDILWVYLFLFFYFY from the coding sequence ATGGAAAAGTTAACAATGTCGGCAGGAGAATATGCCGAAAGGAGTGCGAGGTCTAAAAAAATGTTGATGTGGTTTGCTATGGTAAGCATATTCATGACGTTTGCCGGGCTTACCAGTGCTTATGTGGTTAGTGCATCGCGCCCTGACTGGCTCAAAGATTTTAAAATACCTGATGCTTTTTTAATCAGTACCATATTGATTGTTCTAAGCAGCTTTACCTTTCATTTTGCTAAGAATGCAGTAAAAAAAGGCAACCACAATGGTGCTACCGGGCTGTTACTTACTACACTTGCTCTTGGTGTGGGTTTTGTAGGTTTTCAGTTTTACGGTTTCGGCCAGGTTATAGATGCAGGCTTTTACCTTACAGGGGCAGGAAGCTCTGTAACAGCCCAGTTTATCTATGTAATTGTTATGGCGCACCTTGCCCACCTTTTTGCAGGGCTTATTGTGCTTTTAGTTGTAATTTATAATCATTTTAAACATAAGTATACCCCTACACAAACCCTTGGTATAGAGTTAGGTGCAATGTTCTGGCATTTCCTCGATATTCTGTGGGTTTATTTGTTTTTGTTTTTCTATTTTTATTAA